The following are encoded together in the Deltaproteobacteria bacterium genome:
- a CDS encoding HU family DNA-binding protein — translation MKKADLVSKIAKSTNLSKVSVKEVIDTAIEQIMDAVSNGEKVSFVGFGTFDVSNRAQRTGRNPRTGEKITIKSSKLPKFKCGRIFKEIVNK, via the coding sequence ATGAAAAAAGCAGACTTGGTAAGTAAAATCGCTAAATCTACAAACTTAAGCAAGGTCAGTGTAAAGGAAGTAATTGATACTGCCATTGAACAAATTATGGATGCAGTGAGTAATGGTGAAAAGGTTAGTTTCGTAGGTTTTGGCACTTTTGATGTCAGTAACAGAGCACAGAGAACAGGGAGAAATCCTCGTACCGGAGAGAAAATAACCATTAAATCATCTAAGTTGCCAAAGTTTAAATGCGGTAGGATTTTTAAGGAAATAGTTAATAAGTAA
- a CDS encoding FAD-dependent oxidoreductase: MRKSTDVFCIGASAAAGAAAVASRNWYPEKKVTCVRDVSYTVVPCGIPYIYGYLGGSVEKNKIPDELLTGKGIELLTDNAIDVDTKGKIVKLEGGDEYSYEKLVFGTGSHPFVPPIGGLDLKNVFTIKKDPKYLEEVGKALEGVNDVVVIGGGFIGVEMAEQIKQKGIPNVTIVELLPHCLLLACEEEMAIRAEEELKSLGVNIILNASAKTVVGNGKAEAVELSTGQKVKADVVIIGIGAAAEVDLAEKVGLKVDRRMGIFADRYMRTSDKDVFTCGDCATKFSFITGNLVPIRLASVACSEGAIAGSNLYKLNRQTIGAVGAFATKIGDLCIGAAGFSTKMCKDNGIDYYIGEIQAPDRHPGGLPGCTMNMKAKLIFRKSDNKIIGGHVAGGMGAADMANTISIAIQSGLTSDELAVRQVATHPLLTGSPLVTHVVWAAENGVVNKNK, encoded by the coding sequence ATGAGAAAGTCTACGGATGTGTTTTGCATTGGTGCTTCCGCAGCAGCAGGAGCTGCAGCTGTTGCAAGCCGCAACTGGTACCCCGAGAAAAAGGTTACCTGCGTAAGAGATGTAAGTTACACTGTTGTTCCCTGCGGCATTCCTTACATCTATGGTTACCTGGGTGGTAGTGTGGAAAAGAATAAGATTCCTGATGAACTTCTAACGGGTAAGGGAATAGAACTGCTCACCGACAACGCAATAGATGTAGACACCAAAGGCAAGATAGTAAAATTAGAGGGCGGGGATGAATACTCTTATGAAAAGTTAGTTTTTGGCACCGGCTCTCATCCTTTTGTCCCTCCCATCGGTGGGTTGGACCTAAAAAATGTCTTCACAATAAAAAAAGACCCAAAGTATTTGGAAGAAGTTGGTAAAGCCCTGGAAGGCGTGAATGATGTTGTAGTCATTGGCGGTGGATTTATTGGTGTTGAAATGGCTGAACAAATAAAGCAAAAAGGCATTCCCAATGTTACTATTGTAGAACTTTTACCCCATTGTCTGCTTTTGGCATGTGAAGAGGAAATGGCCATTAGGGCAGAGGAAGAATTAAAAAGCCTCGGTGTAAATATCATTCTAAATGCAAGCGCCAAAACTGTTGTAGGCAATGGCAAGGCAGAAGCAGTTGAGCTTTCAACAGGGCAAAAGGTGAAGGCAGATGTAGTTATAATAGGCATTGGTGCAGCAGCAGAGGTAGATTTAGCAGAAAAGGTTGGCCTTAAAGTAGACAGAAGAATGGGTATCTTTGCAGATAGATACATGAGAACTTCTGATAAAGATGTTTTCACTTGCGGTGATTGCGCAACAAAGTTCTCCTTTATCACAGGAAATCTGGTGCCCATCAGACTTGCTTCCGTTGCCTGCTCCGAAGGAGCAATTGCCGGCAGTAACCTGTATAAATTGAATAGGCAAACAATAGGGGCAGTGGGTGCATTTGCCACTAAGATAGGTGACCTCTGCATCGGGGCAGCAGGTTTTTCCACAAAGATGTGCAAAGACAACGGAATAGATTACTACATAGGAGAGATTCAAGCCCCGGACAGACATCCAGGAGGATTGCCCGGCTGCACAATGAACATGAAGGCAAAACTCATATTCAGAAAGAGCGATAATAAGATCATCGGTGGACATGTCGCAGGTGGTATGGGAGCAGCAGATATGGCAAATACCATTTCTATAGCCATCCAGAGTGGTTTAACCTCTGATGAGCTGGCAGTCAGACAGGTTGCCACACATCCACTTCTCACTGGTTCTCCACTTGTGACCCATGTAGTATGGGCAGCAGAAAACGGCGTCGTAAACAAAAATAAATAG
- the tsaD gene encoding tRNA (adenosine(37)-N6)-threonylcarbamoyltransferase complex transferase subunit TsaD: MYILGIDTSCDDTSCAVLEDTILKSNVIIDQNEVHARFGGVVPEMAARMHTEAISLCVEKAMAEAGVSQIDMVGVTVGPGLMPSLLVGVCFAKAFCYERDIPIVSVNHIEGHINAIFLEHNVEYPFLVLVVSGGHTHLYLVSGEKNYNLLGKTLDDAAGEAFDKVSRLLGFSFPGGPVIDSLSKTGSATFFNIPRALEKKETLNFSFSGVKTAVKKCVENLGKLSKTDAANIAASFQESVVDVIVKRLFKAADITGARRMVIGGGVACNSRLREVLYDMCDRKNIEIYFPSPNLCMDNGAMIAMVAYKNKDRATFDYNSIDAEPHLNL; encoded by the coding sequence ATGTACATTTTAGGTATAGATACTTCCTGTGATGATACCTCCTGTGCTGTGTTGGAAGATACAATATTGAAATCTAATGTGATTATTGACCAGAATGAAGTGCATGCACGATTTGGAGGAGTAGTCCCAGAAATGGCTGCTCGTATGCATACCGAGGCAATTTCTCTTTGTGTAGAGAAAGCGATGGCGGAGGCAGGTGTTTCTCAAATAGATATGGTAGGGGTTACTGTAGGTCCGGGGCTTATGCCCTCTTTGTTGGTTGGTGTTTGTTTTGCTAAAGCGTTTTGTTATGAAAGAGACATTCCTATAGTGTCGGTAAACCATATAGAGGGGCATATCAACGCCATATTTTTGGAGCACAATGTTGAATATCCATTTTTGGTATTGGTTGTCTCCGGAGGTCATACACATCTTTATTTGGTTTCAGGTGAGAAAAATTATAACCTTTTGGGAAAAACATTGGATGATGCGGCAGGAGAGGCATTTGATAAAGTTTCGCGTTTGTTGGGCTTTTCCTTTCCAGGTGGACCAGTTATTGACAGCTTGTCAAAAACAGGAAGTGCTACATTCTTTAATATTCCCAGGGCTTTGGAGAAAAAAGAAACATTGAATTTCAGTTTCAGTGGCGTAAAAACGGCTGTCAAAAAGTGTGTTGAAAACTTGGGTAAATTGTCAAAAACCGATGCGGCAAACATTGCTGCTTCTTTTCAGGAATCCGTGGTTGATGTAATAGTAAAGAGGCTTTTTAAAGCGGCAGATATAACAGGGGCAAGAAGAATGGTAATAGGCGGTGGCGTTGCCTGTAACTCTCGCTTAAGGGAAGTACTTTATGACATGTGTGATAGAAAGAATATTGAAATTTACTTCCCTTCTCCCAATCTATGTATGGACAATGGAGCTATGATCGCTATGGTTGCATATAAAAATAAGGATCGGGCTACTTTTGATTATAATAGCATAGATGCTGAACCACATTTAAATTTGTGA
- a CDS encoding S41 family peptidase — protein sequence MKRKNTGFLIFVFIVVLFALSVVSISARVENKGKYAKLKTFSDVLATVEKQYVKDVNDKELIGSAIKGMVSSLDPHSSYMNEDEFKELEVLTKGKFGGVGIEITIKDKLLTVISPIEDTPAYRAGVKAGDIIMRIDGKSTLGMSLKEVVKILRGKPQTKVKITVSREGIKKPIDIVIVRDIIHIKSVKYEMISPKIGYIHILQFQDGTAKETKKVLKKFSGKINGLVIDLRNDPGGLLKEAIGNADLFIKDGLIVSTKGRVKTQDKMYYAKNSGDEPTYPIVILINGGSASASEIFAGCLQDHKRAIIMGTKSFGKGSVQTIFPMGDGSALSLTTAEYYTPSGRCIQALGITPDIYVPQGKLEIKENKVLREENLPHHLEALRKAETKTKKVEDYQLSRAIGLLKAIEIIKHK from the coding sequence ATGAAAAGAAAAAACACTGGTTTTTTAATCTTTGTTTTTATTGTTGTATTATTTGCTTTGAGTGTTGTTTCTATTTCAGCTCGTGTAGAAAATAAAGGGAAATATGCCAAGCTGAAAACTTTTTCTGATGTGCTTGCGACTGTAGAGAAACAGTATGTTAAAGATGTGAACGATAAAGAACTTATAGGCTCAGCTATCAAAGGAATGGTGAGTTCTTTAGATCCTCACTCTTCCTATATGAATGAGGACGAATTTAAAGAATTAGAGGTTTTAACGAAGGGAAAATTTGGTGGTGTAGGAATAGAGATAACAATTAAGGATAAATTGCTCACAGTAATTTCTCCCATAGAAGATACGCCTGCTTATAGAGCGGGGGTGAAAGCAGGCGATATAATTATGCGTATAGATGGCAAGAGTACCCTGGGTATGTCATTGAAGGAAGTGGTAAAGATTTTAAGAGGAAAACCCCAGACAAAGGTTAAAATAACGGTGTCCAGGGAAGGGATTAAGAAGCCCATAGATATTGTCATTGTGAGGGATATAATTCATATAAAGAGTGTAAAGTATGAGATGATTTCTCCTAAAATTGGTTATATTCATATATTACAGTTTCAGGATGGAACAGCAAAGGAAACGAAAAAGGTTTTGAAAAAATTTTCTGGAAAGATAAATGGGTTAGTTATTGATTTGAGAAACGATCCAGGGGGACTTCTAAAGGAGGCGATTGGAAACGCAGACCTGTTTATAAAAGATGGCTTGATTGTTTCCACTAAAGGGAGGGTGAAAACGCAAGACAAGATGTATTATGCTAAGAATAGTGGAGATGAGCCTACTTATCCGATTGTGATTTTGATAAATGGTGGTTCAGCCAGTGCATCGGAGATTTTTGCCGGTTGCCTTCAGGATCACAAGAGAGCTATTATTATGGGAACAAAGAGTTTTGGTAAGGGAAGTGTGCAGACGATATTCCCAATGGGAGATGGTTCTGCGCTTAGCCTTACTACGGCAGAATATTATACGCCATCTGGAAGATGCATTCAGGCTTTAGGTATTACTCCTGATATATATGTGCCGCAGGGCAAATTAGAGATAAAGGAAAACAAAGTATTAAGGGAAGAAAATCTACCCCACCATCTTGAAGCTTTAAGAAAGGCAGAAACTAAAACCAAAAAAGTAGAGGATTATCAGCTTTCCAGAGCTATTGGTCTCTTAAAGGCTATTGAAATTATAAAGCACAAGTAG
- a CDS encoding divergent polysaccharide deacetylase family protein codes for MKRALQIIIYLYCVGTVVYFVGNYVHRKKQVSLPVATVKLSKLPKEKATIKKLEPKKIALTNVEKKVFKGKISIIIDDVGYDERLALMFARLNIPLAFSCLPYAPHTGKIANKLHEMGYTVMLHMPCEPIHHPFHGLGPGALFVDASEEEITKRLEKAYKNVPFAEGLNVHEGSQFSQSADKMDVMMRFLKQKSLFFVDSMTTPYSIGYLEAEDEGIPFARRDVFLDNVKDVSCIKKQLNNALYTAREKGRIIAIAHCNKITYEALRESIGVLNESNIRIVDIKRNLCTF; via the coding sequence ATGAAAAGAGCCCTTCAAATTATTATTTATCTTTATTGCGTAGGTACCGTAGTATACTTTGTGGGGAATTATGTTCACAGAAAAAAACAGGTATCACTGCCAGTGGCAACGGTTAAATTATCAAAGTTACCTAAAGAAAAAGCTACGATCAAGAAACTGGAACCTAAGAAAATTGCATTAACGAATGTAGAGAAAAAAGTCTTTAAGGGGAAAATTTCTATTATTATTGATGATGTGGGATACGACGAAAGGTTGGCGTTGATGTTTGCTCGACTTAACATTCCTCTTGCCTTTTCTTGTCTTCCTTATGCTCCTCATACGGGGAAAATTGCGAACAAGCTTCATGAGATGGGTTATACAGTGATGTTGCATATGCCTTGTGAACCCATTCATCATCCGTTTCACGGCTTAGGCCCGGGGGCATTGTTTGTTGATGCATCAGAGGAAGAAATTACCAAAAGATTGGAGAAGGCATATAAAAATGTACCTTTTGCCGAGGGATTGAATGTTCATGAAGGTTCTCAGTTTAGTCAGTCTGCGGACAAGATGGATGTAATGATGCGATTTTTAAAACAAAAATCCCTATTCTTTGTGGACAGTATGACTACACCTTATAGTATTGGTTATTTAGAGGCAGAGGACGAAGGCATTCCTTTTGCCAGGAGGGATGTATTCTTAGATAATGTAAAAGACGTTTCCTGTATTAAAAAACAATTGAACAATGCGTTATATACTGCTAGAGAGAAGGGTCGGATAATAGCCATTGCTCATTGTAATAAAATAACATATGAGGCGTTGAGAGAGTCCATTGGCGTTTTGAATGAAAGTAATATTCGGATTGTGGATATAAAGAGGAATTTATGTACATTTTAG
- a CDS encoding 6-phosphofructokinase: MKRIAVLTSGGDCSGMNAAIKGVAVEAFMNNVEVVSILEGYKGLVNGNCKKIDFEVIEDAVQKGGTFLMTSRYPQFKEEHVFKKALNVIAKNGIEGLVVIGGNGSMRGAEKLYKAGVPVVGIPASIDNDIYGTDIALGVDTALNVIIQALDIIRYTASSHGRAFVVETMGRKCGYLAATTALASGADAVLIPEVKFDVDSIIERLGKEHKSGKTYSIIIVSEGTRATGEMLGKLRDAGFDTRMTVLGHIQRGGSPTVFDRLLAFRFAVKATESLLKGKYGCMAGLNRSRVTCTSIEKVVTHKRGIEDKKLLQFAKKKSR; the protein is encoded by the coding sequence ATGAAAAGAATAGCTGTTTTGACCAGTGGAGGGGATTGTTCGGGGATGAATGCAGCAATAAAAGGTGTTGCAGTAGAAGCTTTTATGAACAATGTAGAGGTGGTATCTATTCTTGAGGGCTATAAAGGTTTGGTCAATGGCAATTGTAAAAAGATAGATTTTGAGGTTATTGAGGATGCGGTTCAAAAAGGGGGGACATTTTTAATGACATCTCGCTATCCTCAATTTAAAGAAGAACATGTTTTTAAAAAGGCTTTAAATGTAATAGCTAAAAACGGCATAGAAGGATTGGTTGTAATTGGTGGCAATGGTTCAATGAGAGGAGCGGAAAAGTTATATAAGGCAGGTGTTCCTGTAGTTGGCATACCAGCTTCTATTGACAACGATATATATGGGACAGATATAGCATTAGGGGTGGATACGGCTTTAAATGTAATTATCCAGGCTCTGGATATTATACGATATACCGCCTCTTCTCACGGCAGAGCATTCGTGGTGGAAACTATGGGAAGAAAGTGCGGTTATTTAGCGGCAACAACTGCTCTTGCCTCAGGGGCAGATGCGGTACTTATTCCCGAGGTAAAGTTTGATGTAGATTCCATAATAGAACGGTTAGGAAAAGAGCACAAAAGTGGTAAAACCTATAGTATTATAATAGTGTCGGAAGGAACAAGAGCCACGGGAGAAATGCTGGGTAAATTAAGAGATGCAGGATTTGATACAAGGATGACAGTGTTGGGGCATATACAGCGTGGTGGTTCTCCTACGGTATTTGATAGATTGTTAGCTTTCCGTTTTGCTGTAAAGGCGACAGAGAGTCTTTTGAAAGGAAAGTACGGATGTATGGCAGGATTGAACAGATCCAGAGTGACATGTACTTCAATAGAAAAGGTAGTTACTCATAAAAGAGGTATAGAGGATAAAAAACTACTCCAGTTTGCAAAGAAGAAATCCCGTTAA